DNA sequence from the Blastomonas fulva genome:
TCGAGGCGCGTGAAACCGACGCGGCAGAGCCATCGGTCCCGCCCCCCGCCGCCATGCTCGCCGATGGCGTGCCGCCGATCCCGATGTCGCTTGTGGCCGACACCCGGCCTTATCTGGAATATCGAACCGCGAGCTTTGCCGGGTGGAACCCGCAGGACCGCTCGATGCTGATCACCACCCGGTTCGGCAACGTCGCGCAATTGCACCGGGTCGCGGCGCCAGGCAGCGCACGGCGGCAGATCAGCTTTGAAGAAGAGCCGATCTTCGGCGGGACATGGTCGCCCGACGGATCGATGCTGCTGGTCGAAAAGGACGCCGGCGGCAACGAGGTCTCGCAGATCTATGCGCTGGATTCGGGGCGGATGACGCTGCTCACCGACGGCAAGAGCCGCCACGCGCTGGGGCCATGGTCGGATGACGGCAGACTGGTGGCCTTTGGCAGCAACATGCGCACCGGGGTGTTCAACGATATCTATGTCATGGACCCGCGCGACCCCAAGTCGGCACAATTGGTGTTGTCGAGCGACAGCGGCGGCTGGGCGGCGATCGATTTCGCGCCCAATGGCCGCGATCTGCTGGTGTTCAACTATGTGTCGGTCACCGACAGCCAGTTGCACCTGATCAATGTCGAAACCGGCACCTTCCGCCAGGTCTCGCGCGATGCGACGCCGGTGGCCTATGGCAATCTCAAGTTCGCGCCCGATGGGCGGCTCTGGGTTTCGAGCGACAAGGATTCCGACGTGCAGCGAATCGGGCTGCTCGATATGGATACCGGCCTGTTCACGCCGATGATCGATGGCGGCCGCTGGGACATCAGCAATTTCGATATCGCATATGATGGCAAGACCATCGCTTATGTCGTTAACGAAGCAGGATTTTCGCGGCTTCACCTCTATGACATCGCAAGCGGTGAAAAGCGGCTGGTCACCGGCCTGCCGCCGGGCGAAATCGGCACGGGGATGAAGTTTGCGCCCTGGGGTACTTTGGGCTTCACCGTCTTTTCCAACCAGTCGCCCGGGGATGCTTATAGCCTAGATCCGGTGACGCTGCAGATCACCCGGTGGACTGAAAGCGAGACCGGCGGGCTGGATCCCGCAAAGAACGTCATGCCAGAGCTGGTCGAGATCAAGAGCTTCGATGGCGAACCGGTGTCCGGGCTGCTCTACCGCCCCGATCCCCAGCGCCACCCCGGCAAGCGCCCGCTGATCATGTCGATCCATGGCGGCCCGGAGGGTCAGGCGACGGCAGGCTTTCTGGGGCGCACCAACTATCTGGTCAACGAGCTTGGAATTGCTCTGTTTTATCCCAACGTCCGGGGATCGACCGGGTTTGGCAAGCGCTTTGTGAGCCTCGACAACGGCCCGTATCTGCGCGAAGATTCGATCAAGGACATCGGCGCGTTGCTCGACCGACTGGCGAGGCATCCGATGCTCGATCAGCGCCGCTTCGGCGTCACCGGGGGCAGCTATGGCGGCTATATGTGCTATGCCAGCGCCATTCGCTATGGCCGCAGGTTCAACGCCGCAAACTGCATCGTGGCGATCTCGAATTTTGTCACTTTCCTTGAAAATACAGAGGAATACCGGCGGGATTTAAGACGCCTTGAATATGGCGACGAGCGAGTCCCAGCCTTGCGCGCCAAGCTGGAAGAAATCAGCCCGCTCACCCGCGTCGACGAACTGAAAATCCCGCTGCTGGTGGTCACCGGCGCCAACGATCCGCGCGTTCCGGCGAGCGAGGCGGACCAGATCATCGAAGCGATCCGTTCACGCGGCGGCACCGCCTGGCACCTGCTGGCGCGCAACGAGGGTCATGGTTTTCGCCGCAAGGAAAACGCCGATTACATGTTCTGGACCACACTCGCCTTCTGGCAACGCCATCTGCTGGGCGCTAAGGGCCGGGCGACGGACTGATCCAACGGTTCGCGCAGGAGAATAGCATGGTCGCGTCAGTCTTCGATCTGTTCAAGATCGGCATCGGCCCGTCGAGTTCCCACACCATGGGGCCGATGGTCGCGGCTAACCGGTTCGTCGAGCGCCTGAGCGACCGCAGCGTGCTGGAGCGCGTCACCCGGGTCGAGACCCGGCTCTACGGGTCGCTCGCGCTGACCGGGAAGGGCCATGCCAGCGACCGGGCGATCCTGCTCGGTCTTGCCGGAGAAGAGCCGGTGAGCTGCGATCCCGATGCCGCCGACCGGCTGATTGCCGAGATTCGGGCGTCGGGCGAGATATTGCTCGGCAAGCGTCACGCAATTAGCTTCGACGAGGCGGCAGACCTGTTGTTCCTGCAGCGCGAGCGGCTCGATTATCATTCCAATGCGATGACCTTTGCCGCGTTCGACTCGAGCGGGTCGCAGCTGGATCAGCGCGCGTATTTCTCGGTAGGCGGCGGCGCAGTGGTCGATGAGGATGAGACCGGTGGCAATGCGCCGGGCGCAGGCGGGCTGTGGGATCCGCCTCATGTTTTCTGCTCGGGCGCCGAGCTGCTGGCGATTGCCGCCGAGACCGGGCTTTCGATCGCCGAAATCACCCGCGCCAACGAACTGGCGGCGCGCGATGCCGGGGCGCTTTCGGCAGGGCTGGAAGAGATCGCCACCGCAATGTCCGCCTGCATCGACCGCGGTATCCGCACCGGCGGCGAGCTTCCCGGCGGCCTTCGGGTCAAGCGCCGCGCGCCTTTGATCATGGCGCATCTGATGGCGCGGCAGGAGCGGATGCTCTCCGATCCGCTGACCGTGATCGATTGGGTCAATTTGTGGGCGCTGGCGGTGAACGAGGAGAACGCGGCCGGCGGCAAGGTCGTCACCGCGCCCACCAATGGCGCCGCAGGAATTGTCCCCTCGGTGCTGCGATTCTACGATCGCTTCGCTCCGGGTGCCGATCAGGCAGGCGTCGAGCGCTTCCTGCTCACCGCAGCGGCGATCGGGTCGCTGTTCAAGGAGAATGCGTCGATATCGGGCGCCGAAGTCGGCTGCCAGGGCGAGGTCGGGGTCGCCTGCTCGATGGCCGCCGCCGGGCTGGTCGCCGCCTGGGGCGGGACGCCGATGCAGGTCGAGAACGCCGCCGAGATCGGCATGGAGCACAATCTTGGCCTCACCTGCGATCCGGTCGCGGGGCTGGTGCAGGTGCCGTGCATCGAGCGCAACGCGGTCGGCGCGGTCAAGGCGATCGAGGCAGCGCGGCTGGCGATGATGGGCGACGGCACCCACCGCGTCAGCCTCGACGAGGTGATCGAGACGATGCGCCGCACCGGGCTCGACATGAACGAGCGCTACAAGGAAACCTCGCAGGGCGGGCTTGCGGTCAACGTGGTGGAGTGCTGAGCCGCGCGGCGCGTTTGGCCTCCATCGCCTGCTCGCGCTGTTCCACCGCCCGGTCCCACCAGGGATGGCCGCGATGGTCCGCAGCAACGGTGCGCACCGCTTCGTCTCCGAGATAAAGCGCCAACCCGCCCGTCTCGGCCAGCATCCTGCGATCCACCTTGAGCCAGCGCGGGCGACAGCTGCGCGGCAGCCAGCGGCCCGCGATCACGATATCCGCGCGGCGACAGGCAGCGGCGAGCCCGCGTTCGGGCACCCGCTCGCGGTTGCGCCCGACCAGGACCGCGTAGCGTCGCTGCCCTGAGCTCAGAGCAAAGCTGCAGAACTCTGCGGAGCACGCAGCCTGCGGCCAGTCCTGCATCGCGGTCGCCTGCCCCTCGAACGCCGCGCTTTCGCTCAGTGTCTGCAGCGCATAGTCGCCGATGCGGGCGCGCAGCACCACCATCCGCCCGCGTTCCCCGGCCACCGCGAGATGTTGCCCATCACTGGTGATCAGCAGATCGGGCACCGGTTGCAGCGCGACCAGAACGCTGGCGACCGCGATCGGCGCCAGCCCCAGCCAGCGTGCACGGCTACGCCACAGGAACATCCACAACCCGCCGGTGACGAACAGTGCAAACGCCCAACCGGGCATTCTGGGGAACAAGGTGACCGCCCCGGGAGCATCGGACACTTCATGCGCGAGCGTCAGCAGGGCCTCCAGCGCCACGCCGCACAGCCACCAGACTGGTGTTCCCCAGCCCGCAAGATCGAGTACCAGCGCCAGTGCCTCGAGCGGCATGATGACGAACGTCGTCAGCGGAATCGCCACCATATTAGCGAGCGCGCCATACAGACCGGCCTTGCTGAAATGGTGCAGCGCGATCGGCATCAGCGTGAACTCGATCAGCAACCCGGTGAGGAACAGCATCGCCAGAAACCGCGCCACTCGCCCCGGCCACGAATAGTCCGCTGCGGCCCAGGCGCGCATCCGAGGATGATCGTGCAGCGCGACGATTGCGGTTACCGCGGCAAAGCTCAGCTGGAAGCTCGGCCCCATCAGCGCTTCGGGCCAGACCAGCAGCACCAGCATCGCACCTGCTGCGATCAGCCGCGGCGAGACCGGATCACGCCCCAGCGCGAGTGCGACCAGAACCAGCAGCGCCGCAACGCACGATCGGATCGTGGGAACTTCTGCGCCGGTGAGCAGAGTGTAGCCGATCCCCGCCAGCGCGCCCGCCCCCGCCGCCACCAAAGGCAACCGCCAGGCGCGCGCCAGCGGCGGCGACAGCGCCAGCACCTCTAGCGTGACCAGCCAGACCGCACCGATCAGCGCAGTGACATGCAGCCCGCTTATCGAGAGCAAATGCGCAAGGCCACTGCGGCGCATCGCCTCGGCATCCTCTTCGGCGATCGCGCCGCGATCCCCGGTCGCCAGCGTCGCAGCAATGCCCCCTGCCCCGCCACCGACCTGCGCCTGGATATGTGCCGAGAGCCGCGCGCGGAGCGAATCCAGCCCGCTGCTCCCGGCTGCCGGTTGAACGATGCGTGGGCGATCGAGCATGCTGCCGGTGGCGCCCAATTGCTCGAACCATGCGCGCTGCGCGAAACTGTAGCCTCCAGGCAGCGAGGCCTGCGCAGGCGGCATCAGCCGGGCGCGGGCGCTTATGATCGCTCCGGTGCGCGCCTGCGGATCATCCTTCGCCAGATCGAGGTTCACCCGCACCGTCTGTGGCAGACCAAGCGTGGGTGCGGTTCGCAGCACCAGCCGCACCTGCTCGCGCGCGGGCTGCATCTCGCGCTCGATCACCCGCCCGGTGAGCGTGCCGAACCACGGCGCAGGGAGTGGATCGGCGGCGACTCGCTCGGCGCGCCAGGCCATGTGCGCGGTGCCGGCAGCGATCATCAGCGCAGCGACGAACACGCAGCGTGGCCCCAGCTCCATCGCAGTCCAGCCGACCCGCAGCCCCAGCACCGCGAGCGCCACCGCCAGTCCCATCGCGACCACCGCCGCATGCCACGCGCCGCCCGGCAGCAGGAACCATGCGGCAATGCCGCCGCCAAAGGCCACCACGATCCAGGGCGGCAGCTGATCGCGCTCTGCCAGAACAAAGCGCTCCGCCGCCGCGCCGAGACCGACAGGCGGTAAAAAACGGGACAAACTGGCCATTTGTCGCTGCCAGAAAGCCGTGCTAGAGGCGGTCGAAATTGCCATGTCGGGCGAGTTTGAAAGGAAAGCGCAAGTGAGTGCAAGCGGCGAAAATCAGCCTGTTTCG
Encoded proteins:
- a CDS encoding ComEC/Rec2 family competence protein, whose protein sequence is MASLSRFLPPVGLGAAAERFVLAERDQLPPWIVVAFGGGIAAWFLLPGGAWHAAVVAMGLAVALAVLGLRVGWTAMELGPRCVFVAALMIAAGTAHMAWRAERVAADPLPAPWFGTLTGRVIEREMQPAREQVRLVLRTAPTLGLPQTVRVNLDLAKDDPQARTGAIISARARLMPPAQASLPGGYSFAQRAWFEQLGATGSMLDRPRIVQPAAGSSGLDSLRARLSAHIQAQVGGGAGGIAATLATGDRGAIAEEDAEAMRRSGLAHLLSISGLHVTALIGAVWLVTLEVLALSPPLARAWRLPLVAAGAGALAGIGYTLLTGAEVPTIRSCVAALLVLVALALGRDPVSPRLIAAGAMLVLLVWPEALMGPSFQLSFAAVTAIVALHDHPRMRAWAAADYSWPGRVARFLAMLFLTGLLIEFTLMPIALHHFSKAGLYGALANMVAIPLTTFVIMPLEALALVLDLAGWGTPVWWLCGVALEALLTLAHEVSDAPGAVTLFPRMPGWAFALFVTGGLWMFLWRSRARWLGLAPIAVASVLVALQPVPDLLITSDGQHLAVAGERGRMVVLRARIGDYALQTLSESAAFEGQATAMQDWPQAACSAEFCSFALSSGQRRYAVLVGRNRERVPERGLAAACRRADIVIAGRWLPRSCRPRWLKVDRRMLAETGGLALYLGDEAVRTVAADHRGHPWWDRAVEQREQAMEAKRAARLSTPPR
- a CDS encoding S9 family peptidase; its protein translation is MRRARWWTAVSGLCAALCMAATGPIEARETDAAEPSVPPPAAMLADGVPPIPMSLVADTRPYLEYRTASFAGWNPQDRSMLITTRFGNVAQLHRVAAPGSARRQISFEEEPIFGGTWSPDGSMLLVEKDAGGNEVSQIYALDSGRMTLLTDGKSRHALGPWSDDGRLVAFGSNMRTGVFNDIYVMDPRDPKSAQLVLSSDSGGWAAIDFAPNGRDLLVFNYVSVTDSQLHLINVETGTFRQVSRDATPVAYGNLKFAPDGRLWVSSDKDSDVQRIGLLDMDTGLFTPMIDGGRWDISNFDIAYDGKTIAYVVNEAGFSRLHLYDIASGEKRLVTGLPPGEIGTGMKFAPWGTLGFTVFSNQSPGDAYSLDPVTLQITRWTESETGGLDPAKNVMPELVEIKSFDGEPVSGLLYRPDPQRHPGKRPLIMSIHGGPEGQATAGFLGRTNYLVNELGIALFYPNVRGSTGFGKRFVSLDNGPYLREDSIKDIGALLDRLARHPMLDQRRFGVTGGSYGGYMCYASAIRYGRRFNAANCIVAISNFVTFLENTEEYRRDLRRLEYGDERVPALRAKLEEISPLTRVDELKIPLLVVTGANDPRVPASEADQIIEAIRSRGGTAWHLLARNEGHGFRRKENADYMFWTTLAFWQRHLLGAKGRATD
- a CDS encoding L-serine ammonia-lyase, with the protein product MVASVFDLFKIGIGPSSSHTMGPMVAANRFVERLSDRSVLERVTRVETRLYGSLALTGKGHASDRAILLGLAGEEPVSCDPDAADRLIAEIRASGEILLGKRHAISFDEAADLLFLQRERLDYHSNAMTFAAFDSSGSQLDQRAYFSVGGGAVVDEDETGGNAPGAGGLWDPPHVFCSGAELLAIAAETGLSIAEITRANELAARDAGALSAGLEEIATAMSACIDRGIRTGGELPGGLRVKRRAPLIMAHLMARQERMLSDPLTVIDWVNLWALAVNEENAAGGKVVTAPTNGAAGIVPSVLRFYDRFAPGADQAGVERFLLTAAAIGSLFKENASISGAEVGCQGEVGVACSMAAAGLVAAWGGTPMQVENAAEIGMEHNLGLTCDPVAGLVQVPCIERNAVGAVKAIEAARLAMMGDGTHRVSLDEVIETMRRTGLDMNERYKETSQGGLAVNVVEC